A genomic window from Lycium barbarum isolate Lr01 chromosome 4, ASM1917538v2, whole genome shotgun sequence includes:
- the LOC132636010 gene encoding uncharacterized protein LOC132636010 isoform X2: protein MIGTFEHETTSTDIALRESPLRELPESSPTEDIMKMMFEKIAHLQEEVARNKAANATRVTPAEERRPPPFFPSLNSQLLDHFPTQSTVTTIPFTQIDEHIDASHHTPLPLNTTQIPITAHTPLFWLSWKSEKRLLNPFLAFGCAYKRTIRNHVAHLTMKYYFTFLSQQTTMELSFSLLSLISFRSVLKWRNSTKFDEISRGNSW, encoded by the exons ATGATTGGTACTTTCGAGCATGAAACTACTTCTACTGACATTGCTCTCCGAGAATCGCCTCTGCGCGAACTTCCTGAGTCATCACCTACTGAAGATAttatgaaaatgatgtttgagAAAATCGCACATCTTCAAGAGGAAGTGGCACGAAACAAAGCTGCTAATGCTACCCGAGTGACCCCTgctgaagaaagaaggcctccaCCGTTCTTCCCATCTCTAAATTCGCAACTACTCGACCACTTTCCTACCCAGTCCACTGTGACCACCATACCCTTTACCCAAATCGACGAGCACATTGATGCCTCGCATCACACTCCACTGCCACTTAACACTACCCAAATTCCCATAACCGCTCACACTCCACTGTTTTGGCTGAGTTGGAAGAGTGAAAAGAGGCTCTTAAATCCATTCTTGGCATTTGGCTGCGCATACAAAAG AACCATCAGGAATCACGTGGCACATTTGACAATGAAATACTACTTTACTTTCCTATCTCAACAGACAACAATGGAGTTGTCCTTCTCTCTCCTCTCTTTGATAAGCTTTCGGTCTGTCCTCAAATGGCGGAACTCAACCAAATTCGATGAAATTTCAAGAGGAAATTCATG gtag
- the LOC132636010 gene encoding uncharacterized protein LOC132636010 isoform X1 produces MIGTFEHETTSTDIALRESPLRELPESSPTEDIMKMMFEKIAHLQEEVARNKAANATRVTPAEERRPPPFFPSLNSQLLDHFPTQSTVTTIPFTQIDEHIDASHHTPLPLNTTQIPITAHTPLFWLSWKSEKRLLNPFLAFGCAYKRTIRNHVAHLTMKYYFTFLSQQTTMELSFSLLSLISFRSVLKWRNSTKFDEISRGNSWCESYQSDFSSNHVKFRVPFSIVSVRARSIQFFPSSSIFFYRLWSSCFSGILFFV; encoded by the exons ATGATTGGTACTTTCGAGCATGAAACTACTTCTACTGACATTGCTCTCCGAGAATCGCCTCTGCGCGAACTTCCTGAGTCATCACCTACTGAAGATAttatgaaaatgatgtttgagAAAATCGCACATCTTCAAGAGGAAGTGGCACGAAACAAAGCTGCTAATGCTACCCGAGTGACCCCTgctgaagaaagaaggcctccaCCGTTCTTCCCATCTCTAAATTCGCAACTACTCGACCACTTTCCTACCCAGTCCACTGTGACCACCATACCCTTTACCCAAATCGACGAGCACATTGATGCCTCGCATCACACTCCACTGCCACTTAACACTACCCAAATTCCCATAACCGCTCACACTCCACTGTTTTGGCTGAGTTGGAAGAGTGAAAAGAGGCTCTTAAATCCATTCTTGGCATTTGGCTGCGCATACAAAAG AACCATCAGGAATCACGTGGCACATTTGACAATGAAATACTACTTTACTTTCCTATCTCAACAGACAACAATGGAGTTGTCCTTCTCTCTCCTCTCTTTGATAAGCTTTCGGTCTGTCCTCAAATGGCGGAACTCAACCAAATTCGATGAAATTTCAAGAGGAAATTCATGGTGCGAATCATACCAGAGTGATTTTAGTTCAAATCATGTCAAATTTCGAGTTCCCTTCTCCATTGTTTCAGTTAGAGCTAGAAGTATACAGTTTTTTCCATCCTCTTCGATCTTTTTCTACAGGCTTTGGTCAAGCTGTTTTTCTGGGATTCTATTTTTTGTCTGA
- the LOC132636011 gene encoding protein OVEREXPRESSOR OF CATIONIC PEROXIDASE 3, translated as MASASTTLRISITLRCSSNDHLRSRTNVELPRHSSSSSSSSSSSSSSSSSSSRPSSSVLTFSRRRSNSANSAITSSNKNKKKKNSPRKDTEEVGDIDEDAFEALFQMLEEDLKNDDLSLNDDDDITEEDLAKLERELEEALKDDELLGAVDSIAKEEIESSEAEDEEAVEEDDNEEDEDEDMLEKLKTWQLKKLAYALRKGKRKLNIKNLAAELCLDRAVVLELLRNPPPNLVLLSAALPDEPVPRMIEPEIQPQEVVPTEMNDAAKPEASVEVPVHVMQSNWSAQKRIKKVQLETLEQVYRRSKRPTNAMISSIVHVTNLPRKRVLKWFEDKRSEEGVPDQRIPYQPLSKS; from the exons ATGGCCTCTGCTTCTACAACTCTTCGCATTTCCATTACACTTCGCTGCTCCAGCAATGACCATCTTCGAAGTAGAACCAACGTAGAATTGCCACGtcactcttcttcttcttcttcttcttcttcttcttcttcttcttcttcttcttcttcgtctcgTCCCTCTTCATCTGTTTTAACTTTCTCTCGTCGTCGAAGCAATAGCGCCAATTCTGCTATCACTTcttccaacaaaaacaaaaagaaaaag AATTCACCTAGGAAAGATACCGAGGAAGTTGGTGACATAGATGAAGATGCTTTTGAGGCACTCTTTCAGATGCTAGAAGAAGATCTGAAAAATGATGACCTATCTTTgaacgatgatgatgatataactgAGGAGGACCTCGCAAAGCTTGAACGTGAACTGGAGGAGGCACTGAAGGATGATGAACTACTAGGAGCAGTTGACTCAATTGCCAAAGAGGAAATTGAAAGTAGTGAGGCTGAAGATGAAGAAGCAGTAGAAGAAGATgataatgaagaagatgaagatgaagacatGCTAGAGAAATTGAAAACTTGGCAACTTAAGAAACTGGCATATGCCTTGAGAAAGGGAAAGCGTAAGTTAAAT ATAAAAAATCTTGCTGCTGAGCTATGTCTTGATAGAGCTGTTGTTCTTGAATTACTTCGCAATCCTCCTCCAAATCTTGTGTTGCTGAGTGCTGCCTTACCTGATGAACCTGTTCCCAGAATGATAGAGCCTGAAATCCAACCCCAGGAGGTTGTTCCCACAGAGATGAATGATGCTGCGAAGCCAGAGGCTAGCGTGGAAGTGCCAGTTCATGTGATGCAAAGTAATTGGTCTGCTCAAAAGAGGATAAAGAAAGTCCAGTTAGAAACCCTTGAACAAGTTTATAGACGATCAAAGCGCCCCACT AATGCGATGATTAGCAGCATTGTGCATGTGACAAATCTTCCTCGGAAAAGAGTTCTGAAATGGTTTGAAGACAAACGGTCTGAAGAAGGGGTTCCTGATCAACGAATTCCATACCAACCATTGTCTAAATCTTAA